TGCCGCAATTTTGATGGATGCCGGCTATAAAACAGGGCTTTATACATCACCACATCTGCTTGATTTTAACGAAAGAATCAGAATAAATGACACACTTATCAGCAATAGTGAAATTGTTGAATATTACCACAAACTTAAGGGCACTGCTGAAATAATTGGAGCCACTTTCTTTGAGATTACTACTGTAATGGCATTTATGCATTTTGCTGAGAAAGCTGTTGATATAGCTGTAATAGAAACCGGAATGGGTGGAAGATTTGACTCTACGAATGTAGTATATCCACTTGTATCGGTAATTACGAAAATTGATTTAGACCATCAGGAATATTTAGGAGATACTATTGAAAAAATTGCTAAAGAAAAAGCCGGTATAATCAAACCGGGCATACCCTGCGTACTTGCACGCAATAACGATAGAGTTAATAATGTCGTAAATCGGCATTGTCCGGAAAGCGTATTGATTGAGGCAGACAAATATATTCAAATTAAAAATATCATAAGCAAAAATATTCTTGTATCAAATTTTTCTGTAAAATACCCCGATGGAAAATTACTTGAGACAGACTTTGGTTTAAGCGGAAAGGCGCAGAAAGACAACTTGAAAACCGTGCTTTCGGCAATTGATATTATCAGACAAAATTACAAAATCAATGATTTAAATATTCAAAACGGATTAAAAAATGTAAGGTCGCTAGCAGGATTAAAAGCAAGAATTGATGTACTGTCAAATAGTCCGTTGATAATACTTGACGGGTCTCATAATGACAATAGCATTGAGAATTTATTTAATACTTTGGAGCAGTATTTTCCTGATAAAAAGTGGAATATTATTTGCAATTTTATGGCAGATAAAAATTTTGAAATATTAAATCAATACTTGAAGAAATATGCTTTATCGGTTCATATTCCTGATTTGAAAATACAAAGAGCGATGAAATCTTATGACCTTGCAAATAAATTCAAATCATTTGGAATAAGTAATATCAAAACTTATACTGATGTAAATAATGCATTAACAGCAACCGCTGATTTAGATAACATCCTGATTTTCGGCTCATTCTATCTTGTCGGTGAAGTCCTCGAAAATATAAATATAAATTAACAAATAAAGGGAATAAATTGTGAGCAAAGAAGAAGTATTAAATTGGTTCGAACATAGATATAATCCTGCTAATATCGAAGGAATGGCAAGATTCGGAATTACGACAACTAAAGCATTCGGCGTGACTGCCGGTCAACTCGAAGAGCTCAGAAGGCAAATCAAACGCAATCATCCACTCGCACTCGACCTTTGGGAAACAGGTTTTCATGACGTGAGAATACTCGCTGCATTAATTGCTGACCCCAAGATAATAGAAGAGCAAACAATAGACAAATGGGCTGGAGATTTCGATAATTGGGCAATATGCGATTCGGTAACCGGTAAGCTCTTTCAAAAAACAATGTATGCTTATGACAAAGTTCATGAGTGGCAAAATGATGAAAGACTTTTTGTCAAGCGGGCTTCATTTGCATTAATTGCATGGATTGCGGTTCATCATAAGAAGTTGCCGGACAGCTTTTTCAATCAATATATTGACATCATTATCACACATTCAACTGATGAAAGACATTATATCAAAAAAGCAGTAAACTGGGCACTCAGACAAATAGGTAAGCGCAACAGAAACTTAGCATTAAAAAGTTTGGATATTTGCGATTTACTTAATGAAAAATATTC
This window of the Ignavibacteriota bacterium genome carries:
- a CDS encoding bifunctional folylpolyglutamate synthase/dihydrofolate synthase translates to MSENIISIDSVLYDLFAKQRFGIKPGLERTLALCNSQNSPQNKFRSIHIAGTNGKGSVCSSIAAILMDAGYKTGLYTSPHLLDFNERIRINDTLISNSEIVEYYHKLKGTAEIIGATFFEITTVMAFMHFAEKAVDIAVIETGMGGRFDSTNVVYPLVSVITKIDLDHQEYLGDTIEKIAKEKAGIIKPGIPCVLARNNDRVNNVVNRHCPESVLIEADKYIQIKNIISKNILVSNFSVKYPDGKLLETDFGLSGKAQKDNLKTVLSAIDIIRQNYKINDLNIQNGLKNVRSLAGLKARIDVLSNSPLIILDGSHNDNSIENLFNTLEQYFPDKKWNIICNFMADKNFEILNQYLKKYALSVHIPDLKIQRAMKSYDLANKFKSFGISNIKTYTDVNNALTATADLDNILIFGSFYLVGEVLENININ
- a CDS encoding DNA alkylation repair protein → MARFGITTTKAFGVTAGQLEELRRQIKRNHPLALDLWETGFHDVRILAALIADPKIIEEQTIDKWAGDFDNWAICDSVTGKLFQKTMYAYDKVHEWQNDERLFVKRASFALIAWIAVHHKKLPDSFFNQYIDIIITHSTDERHYIKKAVNWALRQIGKRNRNLALKSLDICDLLNEKYSKSKAAKWIASDARRELKSKYGDL